The following proteins are co-located in the Pseudarthrobacter siccitolerans genome:
- a CDS encoding helix-turn-helix transcriptional regulator: MSLFGRSKELDRILSVIRGPKEAALAVVGARGAGKSALLGEIPRLSDYRTVFLRASASESDWPLSGLTALLNGLDDPAVNRIADELLQDHSGSLNVAAFSTVLLDALHQRSSSRTIVVIDDADQLDPDSQAIIGFLSRRLAGTDLVVFASLREGTADSPLSSLPVLQLAALGYSETVRMLESIPARHTATAAVHAVAAASQGNPLAAVELYTALVERQAEGKYALPVPLPSGGSFEAEFAATLDGLTPAARGALDLLSLSFRSDIATLEKVHTDIWTAADELLACGLVSRTGPYLRIRNQLLRGHVFAAMTPAARTAGHRALGDAADPADPFARRWHRSFTALEPKTPFGLLRYAMDLIRDGEVSFAVECIERALTISPREAEMAAGLTTVAELLFNRGEFVFARRYLGWARQVARDPALILRLAGLSFEVEFLQGGAARASMVLRLVKESGQHDPAYAANLLAVGALYFAERWELKDALALLRCAEDFRHPASSQGLTKADHARLLIDSITGKAENLRRKNDFGGPAKMAGLLVHARALSYAEHHGPAREAFAMMRNAAGPGNINWRETAAFLAVDNEIRAGNVRTAVKLIEDLELNEPEMKYHRGMRHVFRVWRAYALGDHALARACVADAQRFYGAETHRSIAARLAATQGHFELMRGNLAESLAQLTRAAELGMEFGNPTLLRCEGDLVEVLVRLGRHREATQSLFHLESRSVGLRSPWLMMAVARSRAMLADGDQSLQLFSQALEGTTAHESVLERARTLLCYAERLNAFGRVRDARDAMLRAKVMFDEVGADAWTQHVDALLVDERVEPAGPQGNPAMLMLAGHERALAKMVARGMRNKEIAATLYVSVRTVEVRLTAIYRKLGVESRAQLTALAAGKENKAAEPYVLPVL, from the coding sequence ATGTCATTATTTGGCAGAAGCAAGGAACTCGACCGGATCCTGTCCGTGATCAGGGGCCCCAAGGAAGCAGCCCTCGCCGTCGTGGGTGCACGTGGGGCTGGAAAGTCAGCGCTTTTGGGCGAGATCCCGCGGCTCTCGGATTACCGCACGGTGTTCCTGAGGGCCAGCGCTTCGGAATCGGACTGGCCCCTGTCCGGGCTTACGGCCCTCCTGAACGGCTTGGACGATCCGGCGGTCAACCGGATCGCCGATGAACTTCTTCAGGACCATTCCGGATCCCTCAATGTGGCCGCCTTTTCAACCGTGCTGCTCGACGCGCTGCATCAGCGCTCATCGTCCCGCACCATTGTGGTGATCGACGACGCCGACCAGTTGGACCCGGACAGCCAGGCCATTATCGGCTTCCTTTCCCGGCGCCTCGCGGGGACGGACCTCGTCGTCTTCGCCAGCCTCCGTGAAGGCACGGCGGACAGCCCGCTCTCAAGCCTGCCCGTGCTGCAACTGGCAGCACTGGGCTACAGCGAGACCGTCCGCATGCTGGAGTCCATACCGGCACGCCATACCGCGACGGCGGCAGTCCATGCAGTTGCCGCAGCCTCGCAGGGGAACCCGCTGGCCGCCGTCGAACTCTACACCGCCCTGGTCGAACGCCAGGCGGAGGGAAAGTACGCCCTCCCGGTTCCGTTGCCCTCCGGGGGCAGCTTCGAAGCCGAATTTGCCGCCACCCTGGACGGGCTCACGCCCGCTGCACGCGGGGCCCTTGACCTCTTGTCGCTCTCCTTCCGGAGTGACATAGCTACCCTCGAAAAGGTTCACACCGATATCTGGACGGCTGCGGACGAACTCCTGGCCTGCGGCTTGGTGAGCCGGACTGGGCCGTACCTGCGCATCCGCAACCAGTTGCTGCGCGGCCATGTCTTCGCAGCGATGACACCAGCCGCCAGAACCGCAGGCCACCGCGCACTGGGCGACGCGGCTGACCCTGCGGATCCTTTTGCCCGGAGGTGGCATCGAAGCTTCACGGCGCTTGAACCTAAGACCCCCTTTGGCCTCCTCCGGTACGCCATGGACCTGATCCGGGACGGAGAGGTGTCTTTCGCGGTCGAATGCATTGAGCGTGCCCTCACGATCAGTCCAAGGGAAGCGGAGATGGCGGCAGGCCTGACTACCGTGGCCGAGCTCCTGTTCAACCGTGGCGAGTTCGTTTTCGCGCGGCGCTACCTCGGCTGGGCACGGCAGGTGGCGCGGGACCCTGCGCTGATACTCCGGCTGGCGGGTCTCTCCTTCGAAGTCGAGTTCCTCCAGGGCGGTGCGGCGCGGGCCAGCATGGTGCTGCGGCTGGTGAAGGAGTCCGGACAGCATGACCCGGCGTACGCAGCAAATCTGCTGGCAGTTGGGGCCTTGTACTTTGCCGAGCGCTGGGAGCTGAAGGATGCTCTCGCGCTCCTGCGCTGCGCGGAGGATTTCCGGCACCCGGCGTCATCCCAGGGCCTGACCAAGGCTGACCATGCACGGCTGCTCATTGACTCGATCACCGGTAAGGCGGAGAACCTCCGCCGCAAGAACGATTTTGGCGGACCTGCCAAGATGGCGGGTCTTCTGGTGCATGCCCGTGCCCTCAGCTACGCAGAGCATCATGGGCCCGCCCGGGAGGCTTTCGCCATGATGCGGAACGCAGCAGGACCCGGCAATATCAACTGGCGTGAAACCGCAGCTTTCCTGGCCGTGGATAACGAGATCCGGGCCGGAAATGTCCGGACTGCGGTAAAGCTCATTGAAGACCTTGAGCTCAACGAACCTGAGATGAAGTACCACCGCGGAATGCGGCACGTCTTCCGCGTATGGCGGGCGTATGCCCTCGGTGACCACGCATTGGCACGGGCCTGTGTGGCGGACGCGCAGCGCTTCTACGGCGCAGAAACCCATCGGTCCATCGCTGCCCGGCTTGCAGCTACCCAGGGCCACTTCGAACTCATGCGGGGCAACCTTGCTGAGTCGCTTGCCCAACTGACGCGCGCGGCAGAGCTCGGGATGGAGTTCGGAAACCCCACGCTGCTTCGATGCGAGGGGGACCTCGTGGAGGTCCTGGTGAGGCTGGGTCGGCATCGGGAAGCTACCCAGTCGCTCTTCCACCTGGAGAGCCGGTCCGTGGGGCTGAGGTCCCCCTGGCTCATGATGGCTGTTGCCCGGAGCCGGGCAATGCTGGCCGACGGCGACCAGTCACTCCAGCTTTTCAGCCAGGCACTGGAAGGCACAACTGCCCACGAATCCGTTCTGGAACGCGCCCGCACCCTCCTCTGCTATGCGGAGCGGCTCAATGCGTTCGGCCGGGTCCGTGATGCCCGCGACGCCATGCTGAGGGCGAAGGTGATGTTCGATGAGGTGGGCGCCGACGCATGGACACAGCACGTCGATGCCCTCCTGGTGGACGAACGGGTGGAACCTGCCGGTCCACAGGGCAACCCGGCAATGCTGATGCTCGCCGGCCACGAACGAGCCCTCGCGAAGATGGTGGCGCGGGGAATGCGCAATAAGGAGATTGCAGCCACGCTTTACGTGTCAGTACGGACGGTAGAGGTGCGGCTCACAGCCATCTACCGCAAGCTTGGGGTTGAGTCGCGCGCCCAGCTGACTGCCCTCGCCGCCGGCAAGGAAAACAAGGCTGCCGAGCCATACGTGCTGCCCGTACTTTAG
- a CDS encoding NeuD/PglB/VioB family sugar acetyltransferase, which yields MSELILIAASGLAREVLAMVRASGQYDVAGLLDDDEEINGVSVDGAPVLGSIDDAPYYTHALLLVCLNSGRARESIVERLTAMGIQNSRYATAVDPSVQYPEGCRIGRGSILLRNVTLTASVTLGSHVVAMPSVTFTHDDDVADFASFAAGVSLGGGVRIGRAASLGMNSCVRERTLVGDYTTVGMGAAVLSNVPNGETWVGVPAQEIDRPAFTFGAGR from the coding sequence ATGAGCGAGTTGATCCTCATCGCCGCCAGCGGCCTCGCACGCGAGGTCCTGGCCATGGTCCGCGCCAGCGGACAGTACGACGTTGCGGGTTTGCTGGACGACGATGAGGAAATAAACGGGGTCAGCGTGGACGGCGCACCCGTCCTGGGCAGCATCGACGACGCCCCTTATTACACCCACGCTCTCCTGCTGGTGTGCCTCAATTCCGGCAGGGCACGTGAATCGATTGTGGAGAGGCTGACCGCAATGGGCATTCAGAACTCGCGTTACGCCACAGCTGTCGATCCCTCCGTGCAATACCCCGAGGGGTGCCGGATCGGGCGGGGAAGCATCCTGCTGCGGAACGTGACGTTGACTGCCTCAGTGACTTTAGGTTCGCACGTGGTGGCGATGCCGTCAGTCACGTTCACCCATGACGACGACGTAGCAGATTTTGCTTCATTCGCTGCAGGTGTCTCGCTTGGCGGCGGAGTCCGAATCGGCCGGGCAGCCTCCCTCGGCATGAACTCCTGCGTCCGGGAAAGGACATTGGTGGGCGACTATACGACAGTCGGCATGGGTGCAGCCGTTCTCAGTAATGTACCCAACGGCGAAACGTGGGTTGGTGTTCCGGCCCAGGAAATTGATCGGCCGGCCTTCACGTTCGGCGCCGGTAGGTGA
- a CDS encoding M18 family aminopeptidase, whose protein sequence is MPSLSSAAEHIQDLGAYVSASPSSFHAVHEAGRRLLEASFVRLDELEPWEGGAGSFFVIRDGALIAWVAPEAAGPTTGFNILGAHTDSPSFKLKPKPTIGAHGWLQAGVEVYGGPLLNSWLDRELQLAGRLVMLDGTEHLTATGPMLRFPQLAIHLDRAVNDGLALDKQRHMNPVWGLGNPGDSDLLAVLASHVPGASVDPSLVGGYDVVIADTQAPAVFGGNSEFFASGRLDNLSATHAGLVALMAHASRAEAGAPIAVLAAFDHEEIGSNSRSGACGPILEDVLVRISDGLGASASQRRQALAASFCVSADAGHAVHPNYAERHDPVNHPVLNGGPLLKINANQRYATDAAGAALWARLCAESDVPYQEFVSNNAIPCGSTIGPLTATRLGIRTVDVGVPLLSMHSARELCGVEDPRRMAAVTELFYGTPV, encoded by the coding sequence ATGCCTTCTCTATCCTCCGCCGCAGAGCACATCCAGGACCTTGGCGCCTATGTCAGCGCGTCGCCGTCGAGCTTTCACGCGGTGCACGAAGCGGGGCGGCGGCTGCTGGAGGCCAGCTTTGTCCGGCTTGATGAGCTGGAGCCCTGGGAGGGCGGCGCAGGTTCGTTTTTTGTGATCCGTGATGGCGCGCTGATCGCGTGGGTTGCGCCGGAGGCGGCCGGGCCCACTACCGGGTTCAACATCCTGGGGGCGCACACGGATTCGCCCTCTTTTAAACTGAAGCCCAAGCCCACCATTGGTGCGCATGGCTGGTTGCAGGCGGGTGTGGAGGTGTACGGCGGGCCGCTGCTGAATTCGTGGCTGGACCGCGAACTGCAGCTCGCAGGCCGGCTGGTGATGCTGGACGGGACCGAGCACTTGACCGCCACCGGGCCCATGCTGCGCTTCCCGCAACTGGCCATCCACCTGGACCGGGCCGTCAATGACGGCCTGGCTCTGGACAAACAGCGGCACATGAATCCGGTGTGGGGCCTGGGGAATCCCGGCGATTCTGACCTGCTTGCCGTGCTGGCCTCGCATGTGCCGGGCGCTTCCGTGGATCCGTCACTGGTTGGCGGGTACGACGTCGTTATTGCGGACACGCAGGCGCCTGCGGTTTTCGGGGGGAACAGCGAGTTCTTCGCGTCAGGGCGGCTGGACAACCTCTCCGCCACCCATGCGGGGCTGGTGGCACTGATGGCACACGCTTCCCGGGCCGAAGCCGGCGCACCCATCGCCGTGCTGGCTGCTTTTGACCACGAGGAGATTGGCTCCAACTCCCGTTCGGGGGCCTGCGGGCCCATCCTGGAGGATGTGCTGGTGCGCATCTCCGACGGCCTTGGTGCGTCGGCAAGCCAGCGGCGGCAGGCGCTGGCGGCGTCGTTCTGCGTTTCTGCCGACGCCGGGCATGCGGTCCATCCCAACTACGCCGAGCGGCACGACCCCGTCAACCACCCGGTGCTCAACGGCGGCCCGCTGCTCAAAATCAATGCGAACCAGCGCTACGCCACGGACGCGGCCGGCGCGGCTTTGTGGGCGCGCCTGTGTGCGGAGTCGGATGTGCCGTACCAGGAGTTCGTGTCGAACAACGCGATCCCGTGCGGCTCGACGATTGGTCCGCTGACCGCCACGCGCCTGGGGATCCGGACCGTGGACGTGGGGGTTCCGCTGCTTTCGATGCACTCCGCGCGGGAGCTGTGCGGTGTGGAGGATCCGCGGCGGATGGCTGCCGTCACGGAACTGTTTTACGGGACACCGGTGTAG
- a CDS encoding amino acid permease has protein sequence MHAEQQLSKSLKPRHLSMIAIAGVIGAGLFVGSGAAIQQAGPGILVAYAAAGLVVILVMRMLGEMAAANPETGSFSTYADKALGRWAGFSIGWLYAWFWVIVLGIEATAGAAIMHRWVPGIDQWVWALLLMVLLTLTNLGSVKSYGEFEFWFASIKVAAIVLFLVFGAAAILGLVPGVPAPGLDNLINNGGFMPNGPGAVLAGILVVVFSFFGAEIATIAAGESENPVDAVKKAVKSTVWRILVFYIGSIAVVVTLLPWNSASVAKSPYVAVIELFGIPGAGTIMDVVVLTSVLSCLNSGLYTASRMLFSLSTRGDAPRSWTRISKRGVPAAAVLASTVVGFVTVGLNYVAPDTVFLFLVNTSGAIALFVWLVISSSQLILRRRMGAAAKHLQLKMWLFPYLTWAAIISIVALLIGMVIVESTRESLLLSLALAAVVVAVGVLRYRRQGAKAIGLPAPAQRTPVEESRR, from the coding sequence ATGCATGCTGAGCAGCAACTATCAAAGTCCCTGAAACCCAGGCACCTGTCAATGATCGCCATCGCCGGCGTCATCGGCGCAGGCCTGTTCGTAGGTTCGGGGGCCGCGATCCAGCAGGCCGGCCCGGGCATACTCGTCGCTTACGCAGCAGCCGGGCTGGTGGTCATCCTTGTCATGCGCATGCTGGGAGAGATGGCGGCTGCCAATCCTGAAACCGGCTCTTTCTCGACATATGCGGACAAGGCGCTGGGCCGCTGGGCCGGGTTCAGCATCGGATGGCTCTACGCCTGGTTTTGGGTTATTGTCCTCGGCATTGAAGCCACCGCCGGGGCTGCCATTATGCACCGCTGGGTGCCCGGCATCGACCAGTGGGTGTGGGCGCTGCTTCTCATGGTGCTGCTGACGCTGACCAACCTTGGTTCCGTGAAGTCGTACGGTGAGTTCGAATTCTGGTTCGCGTCCATCAAGGTGGCAGCAATTGTCCTCTTCCTGGTGTTCGGTGCCGCCGCAATCCTGGGCCTCGTACCCGGTGTTCCCGCACCTGGCCTGGATAACCTGATCAATAACGGCGGTTTCATGCCCAACGGGCCGGGTGCCGTCCTGGCCGGCATCCTCGTGGTGGTCTTCTCCTTCTTCGGCGCAGAGATAGCCACCATCGCTGCCGGTGAATCCGAAAATCCTGTGGATGCGGTGAAGAAGGCCGTCAAATCCACCGTCTGGCGCATCCTGGTGTTCTACATCGGCTCCATCGCCGTGGTGGTCACCCTGCTGCCGTGGAACTCGGCCTCCGTCGCCAAGAGCCCCTACGTTGCAGTCATTGAACTGTTCGGCATCCCGGGCGCCGGAACTATTATGGACGTCGTCGTCCTGACCTCGGTGCTTTCCTGCCTGAACTCCGGGCTCTACACCGCCAGCCGGATGCTGTTCTCGCTCTCCACCCGAGGGGATGCTCCGCGCTCCTGGACGCGCATCTCGAAGCGGGGGGTCCCTGCCGCAGCCGTGCTTGCCTCCACAGTGGTTGGTTTTGTCACAGTTGGCCTGAACTACGTCGCCCCGGACACGGTTTTCCTGTTCCTGGTCAACACCTCCGGCGCCATCGCACTGTTCGTGTGGCTGGTCATCTCCTCTTCGCAGTTGATCCTGCGCCGCCGGATGGGCGCTGCCGCAAAACACCTGCAGCTGAAGATGTGGCTTTTCCCGTACCTCACGTGGGCTGCCATCATCAGCATCGTGGCGCTGCTGATCGGCATGGTTATCGTGGAGTCGACCCGCGAATCGCTGTTGCTCTCCCTGGCGCTGGCAGCCGTAGTGGTGGCCGTTGGGGTGCTGCGCTATCGCCGCCAGGGTGCAAAGGCCATTGGTCTGCCGGCCCCGGCACAGCGGACGCCCGTGGAGGAATCCCGGCGCTAG
- a CDS encoding ABC transporter permease has product MSSMTETRTAPTRSSAGSRGVTFAGVLRSEWIKLWSLLSTRILLLLTLVAIIGVGALAVLIRYTYLDEMISRARDQGQTMTPDMLEKSFPPGSGFDLYNLPNAGLQIGILILGSLAVLFMSSEYATGMIRSTMNAVPRRTPAFAAKAIILAVISYVITTIAGAATFLIAMPVFQGMGFDLDWSTEGVLYSVFTGGLYVAGVALIGLSLGTLLRNSAGGITVLVAMFFVLSIAAGFMNLIPGEFWKYVPQYIPSEAGGRFLSIGHTDGIIDPWHGGLIFLGYVLLFLVPAMIVLKKRDV; this is encoded by the coding sequence ATGAGCAGCATGACTGAAACCCGTACCGCCCCCACCCGCTCCTCCGCAGGTTCACGCGGCGTGACTTTTGCCGGCGTGCTCCGGTCCGAATGGATCAAGCTGTGGTCCCTGCTGTCCACCCGCATCCTGTTGCTGCTGACGCTGGTTGCCATCATCGGCGTAGGGGCGCTGGCGGTCCTGATCCGTTATACCTACCTGGACGAGATGATCAGCCGGGCCAGGGACCAGGGCCAGACGATGACCCCCGACATGCTGGAAAAGTCCTTTCCCCCGGGCTCCGGTTTCGACCTGTACAACCTGCCGAACGCCGGGCTGCAGATCGGGATCCTGATCCTCGGCTCGCTCGCGGTCCTCTTTATGTCCTCCGAGTACGCCACGGGAATGATCCGTTCCACCATGAACGCCGTCCCGCGGCGCACCCCCGCTTTCGCGGCCAAGGCGATCATCCTCGCAGTCATTTCCTATGTCATCACCACCATTGCCGGTGCGGCCACCTTCCTGATCGCCATGCCGGTGTTCCAGGGCATGGGCTTTGACCTCGACTGGTCCACCGAGGGCGTGCTCTACAGCGTCTTCACCGGTGGCCTCTACGTGGCCGGCGTTGCCCTGATCGGCCTGTCTCTGGGAACGCTGCTCCGCAACTCCGCCGGCGGCATTACCGTCCTGGTGGCTATGTTCTTCGTCCTGTCCATCGCCGCGGGCTTTATGAACCTCATCCCCGGCGAGTTCTGGAAGTACGTCCCGCAGTACATTCCCAGCGAAGCCGGCGGACGGTTCCTCTCGATTGGCCACACGGACGGCATCATTGATCCCTGGCACGGCGGCCTGATCTTCCTGGGCTACGTGCTGCTGTTCCTGGTCCCGGCGATGATTGTGCTGAAGAAACGCGACGTATAA
- a CDS encoding ABC transporter ATP-binding protein yields MIEAKGLTKVYGGKTAVAGVSFTVQPGLVTGFLGPNGAGKSTAMRMVMGLDRPTSGSVTVNGLPYAHHKAPLHEVGALLDAKAVHTSRSAYNHLLAMAATHSIPKARVREVIEMTGLEAVARKKAGGFSLGMGQRLGIAAALLGDPQTLILDEPVNGLDPEGVLWVRNLVRHLANQGKTIFLSSHLMSEMAQTADHLIVIGRGRIIADAPVKEIIAGTRQAKTLVRTAAALQLSALLSGDGVSVDQSEPETLEVSGMDSRQIGQIALDNQVLLYELTPQLSSLEDAYFDLTKDEVEYHSHLTGGPALAPAVAGK; encoded by the coding sequence ATGATTGAGGCTAAAGGCCTGACCAAGGTTTATGGCGGAAAAACCGCTGTGGCCGGGGTCAGCTTTACTGTGCAACCAGGGCTCGTCACAGGCTTCCTGGGGCCGAACGGCGCCGGCAAGTCCACCGCCATGCGCATGGTGATGGGACTGGACCGGCCGACGTCGGGCTCCGTCACCGTCAACGGACTGCCTTACGCACACCACAAGGCGCCGCTGCACGAGGTTGGCGCGCTGCTGGATGCCAAAGCCGTCCACACGAGCCGCAGTGCGTACAACCACCTGCTCGCCATGGCCGCCACCCACAGCATTCCAAAAGCCAGGGTCCGGGAAGTTATCGAAATGACCGGGCTTGAGGCTGTGGCCCGCAAGAAGGCCGGCGGGTTCTCCCTGGGCATGGGCCAGCGGCTGGGCATTGCCGCGGCGCTGCTGGGCGACCCCCAGACCCTTATCCTGGACGAACCGGTCAATGGCCTGGACCCGGAAGGTGTGCTGTGGGTCCGGAACCTGGTCCGGCACCTCGCCAACCAGGGCAAAACCATCTTCCTGTCCTCGCACCTGATGAGTGAGATGGCCCAGACGGCGGACCACCTGATCGTGATTGGCCGCGGCCGGATCATCGCCGATGCCCCGGTGAAGGAGATCATCGCCGGAACCCGGCAGGCCAAGACCCTGGTCCGCACCGCCGCCGCACTGCAACTTTCCGCCCTCCTGTCCGGCGATGGGGTCAGCGTGGACCAGAGCGAGCCTGAAACCCTGGAAGTGTCAGGGATGGACTCCCGGCAGATCGGGCAGATCGCCCTCGACAACCAGGTGTTGCTCTACGAGCTCACCCCGCAGCTCTCATCACTGGAAGACGCGTACTTCGACCTCACCAAGGACGAAGTGGAATACCACTCACACCTCACCGGCGGGCCTGCCCTGGCCCCGGCAGTGGCAGGAAAGTAA
- a CDS encoding bifunctional phosphatase PAP2/diacylglycerol kinase family protein — protein sequence MQSKWRQSHRWITSTDRYLVRHVSRLPGGNHDDFFRRLSAAANHGKLWMGAAAVIATIPGRPRRAALHGLIAQAVASAVTNGVFKTLLPRARPLPEHLPVFRFVHPQPKSSSMPSGHSASAIAFAVGVGLVKPSLGFALAPAALGVAYSRVHTGAHWPSDVLFGSAIGAGAALVTRRWWPVRPPFPPTTRTWASAPELPEGDGLSIVVNTLGGSFKEETADALRQVFPKAYIKTVEPEEDLLAAIDQTAQQPGTRALGVWGGDGTVGAAATAAVERSLPLLVLPGGTLNHFARDAGTGSLKEALAAASKGEAALADVGIVTVERGLAGKPETAEVVMLNTSSIGLYPNLVRRREHLQPALGKPLAGVVAMFRTFAAGTPTILTVDGRRHKLWIAYVGRGRYYPRDHAPLFRPLLDDGILDVRMITADESFARLRLLWSVLTGTVATSRITHLTEATRVRIEAGGSPMALAVDGEAVAGVRSVEYSVRPRALAYYSPRP from the coding sequence ATGCAGAGCAAATGGCGCCAGAGCCATCGATGGATCACCAGCACTGACAGGTACCTGGTCCGGCATGTCTCCCGTTTGCCCGGCGGAAACCATGACGACTTCTTCCGGCGGCTTTCCGCTGCCGCGAACCACGGAAAACTCTGGATGGGTGCGGCAGCCGTCATCGCCACCATTCCGGGCAGGCCCCGCCGCGCCGCCCTTCACGGACTGATCGCGCAGGCAGTGGCTTCCGCTGTGACCAACGGCGTGTTCAAGACGCTGTTGCCCCGCGCCCGCCCGCTCCCGGAACACCTGCCGGTTTTCCGGTTCGTGCATCCGCAACCTAAGAGCTCCTCCATGCCCTCGGGGCATTCTGCCTCCGCAATAGCGTTTGCGGTGGGAGTGGGCCTGGTCAAGCCGTCCCTCGGATTTGCGCTGGCCCCGGCGGCACTCGGAGTTGCCTACTCCCGCGTGCACACCGGTGCCCACTGGCCCTCCGATGTGCTTTTCGGTTCGGCCATCGGAGCCGGCGCGGCCCTGGTCACCAGACGGTGGTGGCCGGTCCGGCCGCCCTTTCCCCCAACAACCCGGACATGGGCGTCAGCACCCGAGTTGCCGGAGGGGGACGGACTGAGCATCGTAGTGAACACCCTCGGCGGGTCCTTTAAGGAAGAGACAGCAGACGCCCTCCGGCAAGTATTCCCAAAGGCGTACATAAAGACCGTGGAGCCGGAGGAGGACCTTCTCGCGGCAATCGATCAGACAGCGCAACAACCAGGCACCCGTGCCCTCGGGGTGTGGGGCGGCGACGGAACCGTGGGAGCAGCGGCCACGGCCGCCGTCGAGCGTTCCCTCCCCTTGCTGGTGCTGCCCGGCGGAACACTCAACCACTTCGCCCGGGACGCCGGAACCGGCAGCCTGAAGGAGGCACTTGCGGCAGCGTCCAAAGGCGAAGCTGCCCTGGCCGACGTCGGCATTGTCACCGTAGAACGCGGGCTGGCCGGCAAGCCGGAAACTGCAGAAGTGGTTATGCTCAACACCTCGAGCATTGGGCTCTATCCGAACCTCGTGCGGCGCCGGGAACACCTGCAGCCTGCATTGGGGAAACCCCTCGCCGGAGTGGTGGCCATGTTCCGCACCTTCGCGGCCGGCACCCCCACCATCCTGACGGTGGACGGCAGGCGCCACAAGTTGTGGATCGCCTACGTGGGACGCGGCCGCTACTACCCCCGCGACCACGCGCCGTTGTTCCGGCCTCTGCTGGACGACGGCATCCTGGATGTCCGCATGATCACGGCAGACGAATCCTTTGCCCGGCTCCGCCTCCTCTGGTCGGTGCTGACCGGCACCGTGGCCACCTCACGCATCACCCATCTGACAGAGGCGACGCGCGTCCGGATCGAAGCAGGCGGGTCACCCATGGCACTGGCCGTGGACGGCGAGGCGGTGGCAGGCGTACGCAGTGTGGAGTACAGCGTACGGCCCCGGGCACTGGCGTATTACTCCCCGCGCCCCTGA
- a CDS encoding MFS transporter yields the protein MSINTGTAQQAGLKAAAAATLVVFGINGLVFASWAARIPAVTQTLQITSGQMGTLLLCTAVGSLLALPTAGWVVGRLGTANTVRLGGLLASAAGVGIALSLAAASIPGTAVSLFFFGIAIGLWDVSQNIEGADVEHKLRRTIMPQFHAAFSGGAFLGALIGAGLSNLGVDLPLHLLVIVGIVLVVTMAAPRYFLPHVAIPAPAEGAKAAKGPSAWRDSRTVLIGVVVLGATLTEGAGNDWIAKASVDGLGTTESTGALMFALFVLAMTAMRFLGGRVIDKYGRVSVLRASMAAAAAGLCLFVLAGNAWLAAGGAALWGVGAALAFPMGMSAAADDPQRAAARVSVVSTLGYISFLAGPPLLGYLGDLTGIHHALLAILAPILVALLLAGAARPLKAS from the coding sequence ATGAGCATCAACACCGGTACGGCACAACAGGCTGGACTTAAGGCAGCCGCGGCTGCCACTCTTGTTGTCTTTGGCATCAACGGACTGGTTTTCGCCAGCTGGGCGGCGAGGATTCCCGCTGTCACCCAAACACTGCAGATCACCTCCGGACAAATGGGCACCCTGCTGCTGTGCACCGCCGTCGGCTCACTGCTCGCACTGCCCACTGCCGGATGGGTGGTGGGGCGGCTCGGTACGGCCAACACCGTCCGTCTGGGCGGGTTGCTGGCCTCGGCCGCCGGGGTGGGCATTGCGCTCTCGCTGGCCGCCGCATCCATCCCCGGCACAGCCGTTTCCCTGTTCTTCTTCGGAATAGCCATTGGCCTGTGGGACGTGTCCCAGAACATCGAAGGTGCCGACGTGGAACACAAGCTGCGGCGCACCATCATGCCCCAGTTCCACGCTGCGTTCAGCGGTGGCGCCTTTCTTGGTGCACTCATCGGCGCGGGACTGTCAAACCTCGGTGTTGACCTGCCGCTGCACCTGCTGGTCATTGTGGGCATTGTGCTGGTGGTGACCATGGCCGCGCCCCGCTACTTCCTCCCGCACGTCGCCATCCCGGCTCCCGCGGAGGGCGCGAAGGCTGCCAAAGGCCCCTCTGCCTGGCGGGACAGCAGGACTGTACTGATCGGCGTCGTTGTGCTTGGCGCCACCCTGACGGAAGGTGCAGGCAACGACTGGATCGCCAAGGCATCAGTGGACGGCCTGGGCACCACCGAATCCACCGGCGCCCTGATGTTTGCCCTCTTTGTCCTGGCAATGACGGCGATGCGCTTCCTGGGCGGCCGCGTCATTGACAAGTACGGCCGGGTTTCCGTCCTCCGCGCCAGCATGGCCGCAGCCGCCGCCGGGCTCTGCCTCTTCGTGCTCGCCGGGAATGCCTGGCTGGCCGCAGGCGGAGCCGCGCTCTGGGGCGTTGGGGCTGCCCTCGCATTTCCGATGGGCATGTCCGCTGCCGCTGACGACCCCCAGCGCGCCGCAGCACGAGTTTCCGTGGTGTCCACCCTGGGATACATCTCGTTCCTGGCCGGTCCTCCCCTGCTGGGCTACCTGGGTGACCTCACCGGAATCCATCACGCACTGCTGGCCATCCTTGCGCCCATCCTCGTGGCACTCCTGCTGGCGGGCGCGGCCAGGCCGTTGAAGGCCAGCTAG